The nucleotide window GGGCCAGGAAGTGTCCGAAGACGGTAGCCCCGGCGATCAGCATGATGACCATGCAGGAGATCTTCAAGGTCCCGTAAACGGCGTTCAAGAAATTCTCCCATGAAAGCTTTCTCTGCGCCACCACGATGGTGAGGATCAGCATCGCCCCCACAGCCCCTGATTTCGTGGGCGTGAACAGCCCCATGACGAGGCCTCCCATCACGAATGCGAAGACGGCGATCGTTTCCCAAAGGTGCCGCAGGGAATACAGCATTTCCTTCAGGCTGAATTTCTCTCCTTTGGGGCCCTGCTCCGGCTTCCACAGGCAGTAGATCCAGATGGCGACCATGAAGAGAACCGTGATGAATATGCCGGGTACGATACCGGCGATGAACAGGCTCCCGATGGACTGTTCGGTCAGGATACCGTAGATGATGAGGACCACGCTCGGGGGGATCAGGGAGCCCAACCCCCCGCCCGAGGCCACGGAGCCGGTCGCGAGTTGCCCTCCGTAGTCGTACCGCTTCATCTCGGGCAATCCGATGGTCCCCATGGTGGCCGACGTGGCGGTAGCCGATCCGCAGACGGCCCCGAAGGCCGCGCAGGCCATGACCGTGGCCATGGCCAGTCCTCCCCGGACCCGCCCGATGAATTTATAGGCCACGTCGTACAAGTGGCGGCTGACACCGGCATAAAAGGCGATGTAACCCATGAAGACGAAAAGAGGGATCAGGGTCAGGCCGTAGGATGAAAATACGCTGAAAACGTCCACGGCCAGGAGCTTCATGCCCGCCCTCAGGTTCGTCAAATAGCTGTACCCGAGGAACCCCACGATGGCCATGACGTAGGCGACCGCCATTCTCGTAAAAAAAAGCACCAGCAGGAGCACGATGCCGATGATGCCAACAAGCGTAAAATCACTCATCCCGATCGCCTCCCCTCACATACACCAGGAATTCAATGAACATGATCAACGCCAGATTGAGGCAGGCGAAGGACACTCCGTAAATGAGATAAAACGTGGGAAATTGAAGAGTCGGGGAGACTTGGCCGGCCTGCCCCATCTCTCGGGCATAAAGGAAGCATTGCCAGGCGACAAGGCAGAAGAACAGCGTCGTGATCAAGGTCACTAGGCAATCGTTGATTCCTTTGACCCGTTTGGGAAACCGCATATAAAGCAGATCCACCCCCACATGGCCTTTCTCGATCTCCGTATAGGGCAGCGCAAAAGACAGCAGCAAAAAAGCCATCATACCGACGAGTTCCTCCGAGCCCAACAGAGGGTGCCCGAACAGACTGCCCACGACATCCGCGCACGTGAGAAGCATCATCCCCAAAAGGCAGATCCCCCCCAACTTCACCAGAAAATCCGAAAGCGCTTTTGCGATCTTCATCTACCGCGCTCCTGACTTGTGGGGGATCGGGAAAAAAATTGCTCGATCCCTCACAATGGTTGCCGTTCAGATTTCAATGCATTTCCATCCCGGAATGGTCTTCCTTACCGATCTGGGCCTCCACCTGTACGTCTGTGCGGGGCGACCTGCAGGCCGCCCCGCACAGACGCTTGGTTCCCCGACAGGGGTCATACCACGACCCGCACCGAAGGGGTGGGACTGCGCACCCGGAGGATGAGAAGAAAAAAACCTCCCTGCAAATATTCCTCCGATCGTACCTCATTCAGCTGAATCTATTCCGCCTCTTTGTATTTGCTCTTGAATTCCCCTTTCTTCGCATCCTCGAGCCTCTTCTGGACGAACTTCAGCACCTCGTCTCCGGGAAGGTTCTTCGCCTTGGTTTCACTGGTATACTCATCCAGAACGGGCTGGACGGCTTTGGTCCACCGCGCCGATTCCTTCGGTCCGATCCCGATCATGGTATTCCCGTAATCCAGCAGGAAATTGATGCCTTCGAAGGCCCCCGCCTCCCAGGCCTTGCCATGCCTGAAGACCCATTCGCTGTTGATCTCCTCGATAATCGCCTTGACGTCGTCCGGAAGGGCGTTCCATTTGTCCTTGTTCATGGCGACGAAAAACCCGAGGGAATAGGCGGTCGGGTAGCACGCGATGACATAGTTCGTCACCTCGGCCATTTTCCAGCCCTTGTTGGATTCGAGCGGGTACAATCCACCGTCGACCACGCCCTTCTGAAGGGCCTGGTAGAGTTCGTTCATGGGAAAAGCGGCCGGCGTCCCGCCGAGAGCCTGGATCATGCTGGCTGTCGGGCCATGGGAGCGGATCTTCAGGCCCTTGAGGTCCTCCATCTTGTGGACGGGTTTGTCCTTGGTGTGGATGAAGCCGGGGCCGTGGGCATGGAGGTACAACAGCTTCACCTCGTCCAGTTCGGCCGGCTGGAATTTCTCATACACCTCGTTGATGATGGCCGTCGCCACCTGCCCGCTCGGGAAACCCAAAGGCAGATTGATGAAGTCCATCAGCGGAAAACGTCCCCGGGTGTATTGCAGCACGGAGCACCCCATATCGGAAAGCCCCTCTTTCACCCCCTGATAGCATTGCGAAGCATCCGTCAGGGTCTGGCCCGGATAATGCGCGATTTTCACCCGCCCGTCGGTCCTTTTCTCCACCTCCCTGCACCAGGCCGCCTCCACCTTGCTCTGGGAGTGGGTGGGGGGCATGAATCCGCTGTAGGTGAGGTGGATGACATCCTTGGCATCCGCCGCACCCGGCATCAGAAGGCCCGTCAAGAGCATGGCAAAAAAGGCCAGGCCTACACCAAGCACAACCCCCGGAGAAAAATGACGCTCGACCGATAACTTTTTCATTTCCAACCCCTCCCTTTCTGTTGAGAACCCATGATGAAAAAACGGGAACCCTGCCATCCTGTGCAGGGTTCCACTGACACGCGGTATTACGTTTCCCGGATGACCCTTTTGGCCTTCAGTTCGAATCGGGGCAGTTCACCGACCCCGACAATCTCCACTTCCGGCGTAAACGTCACCATATATTTGAAGTGTTCGATGAAGTCACGGACGGCCCGTTCCAATTTTTCCGCCGAAACGTCCTCGGAAGCTGGTTCCACGCGGATCCGGATGCGTTTTCCGCTGCCCATCCTTGGAACCACGATCTGATACTCGTTGGAGAATACCTCCACCTCTCTGATGAGATTTTCGATGGCCGATGGGAATACATTGACCCCGCCAAACTGGAACATGTCGTCCGAACGTCCCAAGATTCCCCCCTCCAGCCTCAGGAAGGTTCTGCCGCAATCGCAGCGCTCCCGGTTGAATTTGACCAGGTCTTTGATGCGGTACCTGAGAAGGGGCATGGTCTCACAGCACAGATTGGACAGGACCAGTTCGCCAACCTGTCCGTTTTCAACCGGCTGAAGGGTCTCCGGATCGAGGCACTCGGCGTAAAACATGGCCTCGTTCACATGGGTTCCTTTCTGAGAAATGCACTCGAAGCCGAAGTTCGAGATCTCGCTGGAGCCGATGTCGTCATAGCACTTGGCCCCCCAGGTCTCTTCGATGGCTTGTTTGGTCGACAGAACATTGGCGCCGGGTTCCCCCGCCGCCACGATGATGGAAACCTTCGAATCCCTTAGGGACACCCCCATCTTCTTCGCGGTTTCACCCAGATATAGCAGATAAGTGGGCGTCCCGCACACGACCGTGGCTTCCCAGTTGAAGATATTCCTGACCCTGTCCTTGGAAGACTGCCCCCCACCGGGGACGATCATGACCCCCGCCTGCTCCAGCGCCGCCTGGAAGCCCCACCAGGCGATATACAGGCTGTACCCGAAGGGGACGAAAAGGATGTCGGAGGTCTTGATGCCGTAGGCATGCATGAAATACATGAACTGTTCATAGAAGTGAACCGTCCAGTCCTTCTTATTGAGCATCACCCGGACCGGGATGCCGGTGGTGCCGGTCGTCTGGAAGACGCGCACGCCCTCTTCCGGGGGTACGCACATGAAGTCGCCCCAGGGGGGATGTTGCGCCTGGCTCTCCCTCAGCTCTTCCTTGACGGTGAACGGGATCCTCGAGATATCCTCCAGGCTCCGGATATCCGCAGGTTTGATGCCAGCCTCGTCGAACTTTCTCCGGTACATGGGGCTTCGTTCGTACACATAAGCCATACGCTCCTGAAAACGCTGCAACTGAAGTTCCTGAAGCTGGTCGCGCGGCAGCGTTTCCAACGGCTTGTTCCAGTAGCTCACCTGATCCATTCGGACCCTCCAAGATCGAGATTTCCCTGTGCGCGCCGGGATCGCCGGCGCGTCATCCTATGTTTGACCCTTCCTTCCGGCAGGGTTCGTTCCCGGGACCGGCCGGAAGAAAATCTGGCTAGTGTCCGCCCGGAAACGATTACCCGGTATAACCCGGCCTCCAGTCCGGAAATGAGGATTTTGCTTTACACGCTGCGGCTGCCAAGACCCTTCAAAATCTTCTCGGGCGTAAACGGCGTAGAGAAGAGCCTGACGCCCACGGCATCGTAGATGGCGTTGGCGATGGCCGCCAAAATGGCGGAGACGTAGCCTTCTCCGACTTCCTTGGTGCGATAGGGCTGCCCGACCCTGTACTGCTCCGTGATCACGTCTATATGCTCGGAGGGGGCGATGTTCCTGATGCAGGGCATACGGTAGTCGAGCCAGTTCGGGTTGAGTGTCCGCCCCTCTTCCATCATGATCTCTTCCATGAAAGCGTGCCCGAGCGCCATCGATATCTGTCCGTCGATCTGC belongs to Desulfatiglans anilini DSM 4660 and includes:
- a CDS encoding TRAP transporter large permease, whose amino-acid sequence is MSDFTLVGIIGIVLLLVLFFTRMAVAYVMAIVGFLGYSYLTNLRAGMKLLAVDVFSVFSSYGLTLIPLFVFMGYIAFYAGVSRHLYDVAYKFIGRVRGGLAMATVMACAAFGAVCGSATATSATMGTIGLPEMKRYDYGGQLATGSVASGGGLGSLIPPSVVLIIYGILTEQSIGSLFIAGIVPGIFITVLFMVAIWIYCLWKPEQGPKGEKFSLKEMLYSLRHLWETIAVFAFVMGGLVMGLFTPTKSGAVGAMLILTIVVAQRKLSWENFLNAVYGTLKISCMVIMLIAGATVFGHFLALTRIPMDLASSVGMIHWPPWAIMALICLIFLIGGFFIDSMALIMLTIPIFYPIVVNLGYDPIWFGIVIVLVTHMGTITPPVGICVYIVRGIAGDVPLMTIFRGSVPFLLALIVGTAAIIAFPSIATFLPELIE
- a CDS encoding phenylacetate--CoA ligase family protein; this encodes MDQVSYWNKPLETLPRDQLQELQLQRFQERMAYVYERSPMYRRKFDEAGIKPADIRSLEDISRIPFTVKEELRESQAQHPPWGDFMCVPPEEGVRVFQTTGTTGIPVRVMLNKKDWTVHFYEQFMYFMHAYGIKTSDILFVPFGYSLYIAWWGFQAALEQAGVMIVPGGGQSSKDRVRNIFNWEATVVCGTPTYLLYLGETAKKMGVSLRDSKVSIIVAAGEPGANVLSTKQAIEETWGAKCYDDIGSSEISNFGFECISQKGTHVNEAMFYAECLDPETLQPVENGQVGELVLSNLCCETMPLLRYRIKDLVKFNRERCDCGRTFLRLEGGILGRSDDMFQFGGVNVFPSAIENLIREVEVFSNEYQIVVPRMGSGKRIRIRVEPASEDVSAEKLERAVRDFIEHFKYMVTFTPEVEIVGVGELPRFELKAKRVIRET
- a CDS encoding TRAP transporter substrate-binding protein, which codes for MKKLSVERHFSPGVVLGVGLAFFAMLLTGLLMPGAADAKDVIHLTYSGFMPPTHSQSKVEAAWCREVEKRTDGRVKIAHYPGQTLTDASQCYQGVKEGLSDMGCSVLQYTRGRFPLMDFINLPLGFPSGQVATAIINEVYEKFQPAELDEVKLLYLHAHGPGFIHTKDKPVHKMEDLKGLKIRSHGPTASMIQALGGTPAAFPMNELYQALQKGVVDGGLYPLESNKGWKMAEVTNYVIACYPTAYSLGFFVAMNKDKWNALPDDVKAIIEEINSEWVFRHGKAWEAGAFEGINFLLDYGNTMIGIGPKESARWTKAVQPVLDEYTSETKAKNLPGDEVLKFVQKRLEDAKKGEFKSKYKEAE
- a CDS encoding TRAP transporter small permease, whose translation is MKIAKALSDFLVKLGGICLLGMMLLTCADVVGSLFGHPLLGSEELVGMMAFLLLSFALPYTEIEKGHVGVDLLYMRFPKRVKGINDCLVTLITTLFFCLVAWQCFLYAREMGQAGQVSPTLQFPTFYLIYGVSFACLNLALIMFIEFLVYVRGGDRDE